In Enoplosus armatus isolate fEnoArm2 chromosome 20, fEnoArm2.hap1, whole genome shotgun sequence, the sequence tgTCGATTTTATTCTCCTTTCTgcttatttatttcatttgctgATCCTTAAAACAAGTCGCCTTTATGATTTTACCTAAATAAGAAATCAAAATAAGTGTGCTAACCTACACGAGAccaatttaatataattttaaatcataattttcaTTCATATGGGCAAGTCAGCATGAAGGTATTGATAAAAACATTGatgtcatttaaatgtatcaATGTATCACTAAGTCGTAGTCAATAGTTGACAGAGTAATCTCAACACAAGGtctatttagtagctgttctggagctttcaatcatatcacacacttcatcagcagatggagtttgttcagttgtcatgTAGATGTAGCTCTTCAAGACTTCTTGTCCATTATGGCTTAAAAGCCGACTTGACGGTCTTGACTGAACTTTCGATCTCAGTTTTAAAATACAGTCTAAAAATAGTATAATTATTGTTTAAATCAGGAAGTAGGGGACAATTAAGAAGTAAACAAGAATATCTATACTTTCTATACTTTGTTGGTTTTCGAGACTCATTGATACATCGGACACATTATAGTCAGTAcataaaagtatataaagtataaatacTAAAGTAAAGAGGCTCAATTTTAGGAGTCAAACCAAAGTGTGTTTCGATGTGGACCTTGTGCTAGTTATCAGCTCTGTACAAAGATAAACAATGAAAttgctccttttaaaaaaatgttttcacaaatctgaaagttttttttttatctttatgcTCTTAATATGATATCTAGTTGTTGTGGTGTAATAATCATCTGAGAAATATTTTCCTTTGCGTTTCTCTTTAACTGGCAACCAACTTCAGTCCTTTCCCTTTTGCAGGTATCATGAGTGGATGAAGTCTccggagctgcaggagctgacCGCTTCAGAGCCGCTGACCCTGGAACAGGAGTACGACATGCAGAAGAGCTGGAGGGAAGATAGTGACAGTAAGGGGTCAGATGTTATAAATGCTCTAAATAGCTTTCTTTATTGCTACAGATCAGCCAGCATCAGCTTTCCAGGTTTAAAGCGACTGCTCATCTTTAATAGCTTCCAAAATCAACATATTGTTTAGATATATTTAAACCACCATTCTTCAGATTTGTTTGCTCATAGCTTTTGTAAATAACTGATAATCATTGGCTATGATATGAAAATATGAGACCACACCATCCCGAGGCCAAGCACAAGTAAAATGTTTCAACCTTTACTTAAAGAAAAGCTgtcttattattttttctttaaattctaTCTCTCCAGAGTGCACGTTCATCATCTTGGACAAGCAGCGGTGGGCAGACACCAGTGTAGGAGAGGAGCAGTGCATGGTGGGAGACGTCAACATCTTCCTGACTGACCCCACAGACCCGTCCTTGGCTGAGCTGGAGATTATGATTGCAGGTGACGTCCCAACATCTACAATCAAACTGCGCTGTAggtttttacatgtttacatttcctGTATATATCTCTCTATTTCTACACTGCAGAGCCCAGTTTCAGAGGCAAGGGCATCGGGAAAGAGGTGACACGCATGATGATGTGTTACGGTGAGCAGCTCATACAGTCTGTCGGAAGATTTCTAAAGGCTTGTTAAAAGGGCAAACGTGTTGTATTGGTGCTCATTGTCAGCTGTGTCACTGGTTGGAAAAACAAGATGCTAGAGCCAGAAAGATAGTGGACAGCGGATGAAATCGACGCAGCTGTACAGATTACTGattacagacaaaaaataacaactcttaaatcTCAATATTTCATTGATTGTCAGGAAAAGTTAAGTTACCTGCTCTTAACAACGTCAACAGGACAGATACATCGCTTGCTAGTGACTGgttaaggcaaaaaaaacaaaaacatcttcttGACCAGAAATCTGACCAGCATTGGCTGTATAAGAAAAATGAGGCACTGTGGCAGGAAGCAATACATAAACTCCACCAACTTCCACTCGAAAacttaaatgtttctgaataatttgaaagatgctataGTCATATAAAGTTCTGCACATAGTTTGAGGGAAGAAAATAAGGCTTTTCTGTGTTAagtcagagagctgctgctgtaatgacCTATAATTCATAAAACTTTCAAGCATGTTTCACTTCAGACTACAGCCACCACTGTGGAGTAAACTCTGGTTACAACGTGTGAATAGTAGTTTGTGAATGGTGGTGATCAGTGTGTTGTCCTCCACCAGGAGTCATCAAACTTGGGGTGAAAAAGTTTCAAGCAAAAATTGGGTTGAACAACCAGGTCAGCATCGCCATGTTCAAGAAACTCCACTTCCAGGAGGTAATAAGATCACATAATGTTATTGAGTGAGGCGCCTGATGGGCACCAGAATACAACCATCATCTAACCATCGTCCCCGTGTCTGTTgcaggtgtctgtgtgtaaggTGTTCAAAGAGGCGACCCTCGAGATGACGGTGGATGAGTCTGTTCGGACGAGGCTGCTGGACGACACGGCCGacatgagggagagagactacAGACAGACCTGCAGCGGCAGACAGGAACTGGTTTCACAGTGAAGCGCTGAGCTGAGCTGCACTCACGTCCTTAAAGACTTCCAGCTGTGAAGGAGATCATCCTGCACTCAGAGGAGGGAAAACTACTGCGTCATTAACTGTCATCTGTAATACCAGAATACTTCTCACTTTATCCCTGCAGAGGTGggaagtaactgagtacatgAGTACACTTCTGAGGTCCTGTTTCTTTATGTAAGTATTTTAATTTTGGGATGTAATTCTACTTTTCCACCACTACAGATACTTACGTTAatatatttatctgacagctgggGTTACCAGTTACACTGtttggccaaaagtatgtggacacctgaacattacaCCTGCATGTGATTGTTGATTCCATATCATTCCAAAACAATTGGCATTAATCTGCTGTTGTAACAGCCTCCACCccatttaaatgaattaattgattCAAGTAATTCAGTAAAATGAAGTGGCCTAACCCAAACCATAAAAACAACCCCTGTCTAAATACTTTTGGCCACATATTGcaaattcagattttactttgaacatgagatgaatgtttcatattttaaatcTTGTGCTTTCTtacataatgtgtttttctttattttcctctttctcttcttctatcttttctttttgtgtctctttgatTCCTCTCTGATCTGAAAACGTTTGTACCTATCTAATAACTATGGATAccttatattttatttggataCGTCAGAACATTTTACCGCTAATacttgtttacttttacttttacttttaaatatcaCCGTAAAAAGTTTGGTATTTCAACTTTTTCTGAAGTGAAGTATCTGCATGTGTCTTCCACCACTTCTCTGACATACAGTCGCACAAAACATAATCAGATAATGAGCCTTTAAAGaaagtgtttgacattttgggaaaggcatttattcgctttcttgcagagagttaaatgagaagattgataccgcttACATGTCTGTACGGcaaattagcttagcttggcacaaaaactggaaacggggacaccgctagcctggctctgtcaaaaggtaacaaaatctgtctaTCAGCTATTCTAAAGCTTTTTAAGTAACACTTTAGTTTAAGTGTAAAAGCAACAAGGTGTGGTTTTACGGGGGGTAGTGTACCAGACTttttcttggccgggagcagtgacttcctgtagTCTCCGCTGGCTGCCTGGCAACCTCCTAGTGACCACAAAACTCCAGTTTCAACaggatataacgtgttaattagtgagctgtagaggtgctagtaggaggcttttgttaccttcggacagaacCAGACTAGCTttctccccctgtttccagtctttatgctaagctaagctaagcggctaCTGGCTGAGtgatgagagtggtatcgatcttctcatccaactctcgacaagaaagtaaaatgtctgttttcttcttctacttgtCTAGTTCTTTAAATttgaaaagcacacacacttgcttcttcttcttcttccacttcctcttGCACACTATCACAAAAAAAGCCCACATGGTTCCATTAAATTGGCTTTTTCACCTACGACAGTTTTAATGGGGAAAGTATAACTAAAGCCTTGTATTCCTGTATGTGTCTAGGAGGCCAGGTGCCTGCACTTTATAAAGTACAGTTAGTTTTCACGCCCACACTAACTGCTTCTCTCTGAAGCATTTGTAGCAGTCTGtgatgctgagagagagaaatgaaggatAGAAACGTCTGGTGGTTTTTGATATCTGGTGGTTTCTAGTGAAAGTGGTTCTTTCTATTTGGGTTGACCAATTGAATCCTCACACAACCTTGACAAACTGTACAGTATTCGAAAACACAAAACCTCATGACTATCTGTGTAAAGAGCCCAATATCACTGTTACcacagacatttgttttgtagcagcattacaataaaacagagctgtacaatttaaaaatatacaggTGAAAGGAAAGTTTGCGCCTCTTTATGTTTGGTTCAATATCACTTAGACAAATTCTGACTTTTTGGTAGTGAACTGCAAACTGTTACCTCTCAGAAGAGACCGAGATCATGATGTTAATCCAAAGGGTTCAATTAATTTAGTTTAAAGTATGTCATTGGTTTCGTGCAGAAACtgtaactgaataaaaaaaacgtgCAGGAAGGAgtaacatttccattttctggTGCACAAACAATAAAGACTTGAGGCCTAATCAGAGTGAAACTCATCTCTTGTACATTACAACAAACGTATTTGTCTCATGTTGCTCCTAATTGCCACATTAGTCTGCTGCATTTCTCATAATTGTCTCGTTCCTAACCGGAAGGCTGGTGGTTAAAATTAAATACCAACCTCAGGATTTTTATGGAAAGCCTTTCATGTGGCACCACATGTGAAATGGATTCATAATTCCATTTGTTGTATCCTCTCAAACCTCAGTGTGCTATTTGCTCCTGTTCCACTCAAgtaatttcactgtttttttagATCAATAGACTGATATTTATTTGAGGCATCCAGCAtgtagctttgtttgtttaaggTTTAATTTCTTAATTAATGATTATCTCGCCCCAGCTGTCAAAATCCAAAATGAGATAATTAGATGAGTTGATTATGTTAGAATTATCACTGTGCTATATGGGACTTGAAGACAATACGGAGCTTTGTAAAGATGGAAAtacaacattatttattataagtTAAGTATCAGGTCTCAGTGACACTGAACATGATTGTTAGTCAGATTAGTGCATTAATAATGCAGTGATTAATTTTGAGCCAATTCACATCATTCACATTAATGTTTGAAGTACTGACTGAAATGGATATCATGTATCATGAAAGTAGATTTATTTGCAGCTTCTGGTCATCTGTGTTGCTGTGGAGCTCAGCTCTTatattcagtcatttcctaCTTCCTTGTTTAAATTAATCATTTCTCCATGTCCGTTCAGCTTTGTGCTTCTTGTATAACATAAGATTAacttaaagaaaaaatacactAGATAAGATTGACACCAcgctcatgtctgtacgctaaatatgaagctacagccagctaacttagcttagcataaagactggaaggagggggaaacagctagcctggctctgtccaaagtcaTGTATCTCGTTAGTTTCGGGAACCGACCAAATCGTGTCTCTAACATCAAGTATTGGAAAAAAGAGTTAACATTGAATGCCTGTTTACTCATTCTTTAATTGgatatttcctgatttaaataatgttttggcTACTTGTAGGCTGTATGTTATTGAGCcaaagttcttcttcttttaattacTGATTAAATACTGATGCACTTGCtaagttttgtttattttgttaaatggaaatatttgtgAAGTATTATAAAAGTACAGTACTGGCACCAGTATGAAAACAATTTAATTCAATGTGTTAATCCCAAATCCTCACTCTTTTCCAGTTGTTAAATTGTATTCACCAAGATCATTCTCCTgatacaaaaagaaacacagcattAAGATATTTCTTGCAATGCATAGCCATTTATTGACGCCGACAGTGTTTGAGCGTGGACAAAACTTCACAAGAACCACAGCAGCAAAGGCAGCTTTCTGCACGAAGACGCCCtgataaaattaaattaatttgcatttcaaaagtCACCAGttaaactgaaagaaaagtaaaataatctGCCAGTTGGTTCACATTATAGATGACAGATTACAATATCGACACTTGGTCCTTATTCACCAGATGATTTGGGGATTCTGAGCTACAGTGAAGTTAAATAGTGTAACCACTGCACTCTTTAAAAAGGACCATATCACTGTTTCTACAAGTGATATTCccttaacaacaaaacatgtttattttatattacagCTAACCTTTTAGCAattttttcagctgtgtttttgtacttttcctACCATCCATGCAGCCACTGGTTTCCATTTTGTCTGTGTAATCCAACCATCCATCACACTGACCATCGAGTCTGGATATATTTGTGACGTTTAATTCCT encodes:
- the nat9 gene encoding alpha/beta-tubulin-N-acetyltransferase 9, coding for MKINENTLLEGHKVVLVPYNAEHVPRYHEWMKSPELQELTASEPLTLEQEYDMQKSWREDSDKCTFIILDKQRWADTSVGEEQCMVGDVNIFLTDPTDPSLAELEIMIAEPSFRGKGIGKEVTRMMMCYGVIKLGVKKFQAKIGLNNQVSIAMFKKLHFQEVSVCKVFKEATLEMTVDESVRTRLLDDTADMRERDYRQTCSGRQELVSQ